In Chanodichthys erythropterus isolate Z2021 chromosome 7, ASM2448905v1, whole genome shotgun sequence, a genomic segment contains:
- the polr3b gene encoding DNA-directed RNA polymerase III subunit RPC2 isoform X2, which produces MIVKQGRFYLKHNTLSEDAPIAIIFKAMGVESDQEIVQMIGTEEHVMAAFAPSLEECQKAQIFTQTQALKYIGNKVRRQRMWGGPKKTKMEEARELLASTILTHVPVKEFNFRAKCIYLAVMVRRVILAQGDNKVDDRDYYGNKRLELAGQLLSLLFEDLFKKFNSELKKIADQIIPKQRAAQFDVVKHMRQDQITNGMVNAISTGNWSLKRFKMDRQGVTQVLSRLSYISALGMMTRISSQFEKTRKVSGPRSLQPSQWGMLCPSDTPEGEACGLVKNLALMTHITTDMEDGPIIKLAFNLGVEDVNLLCGEELSYPTVFLVFLNGNILGVIRDHQKLVYTFRLMRRAGFINEFVSISTNLTDRCVYISSDGGRLCRPYIIVKNGQPAVKNKHIEELSQGYRTFEDFLHESLVEYLDVNEENDCNIALYEHMISKDTTHLEIEPFTLLGVCAGLIPYPHHNQSPRNTYQCAMGKQAMGTIGYNQRNRIDTLMYLLAYPQKPMVKTKTIELIDFEKLPAGQNATVAVMSYSGYDIEDALVLNKASLDRGFGRCLVYKNAKCTLRRYTNQTFDKVMGPMLDAETRKPIWRHSILDADGICSPGEKVENKQVLVNKSMPTVTQTPLEGSAQPGQPQYRDVPVSYKGTTDSYIEKVMISSNAEDAFLVKILLRQTRRPEIGDKFSSRHGQKGVCGLIVPQEDMPFCDSGICPDIIMNPHGYPSRMTVGKLIELLAGKAGVLDGRFHYGTAFGGSKVKDVCEDLIRYGYNYQGKDYVTSGITGEPLEAYIYFGPVYYQKLKHMVLDKMHARARGPRAVLTRQPTEGRSRDGGLRLGEMERDCLIGYGASMLLLERLMISSDAFEVDVCGQCGLLGYSGWCHYCKSSCHVSSLRIPYACKLLFQELQSMNIIPRLKLARYNE; this is translated from the exons GCCATGGGAGTGGAGAGTGATCAGGAGATAGTTCAGATGATTGGCACGGAGGAACATGTCATGGCTGCATTTGCTCCCAGTTTGGAAGAGTGTCAAAAGGCACAAATATTCACCCAAACTCAG GCTCTAAAATACATTGGTAATAAGGTGAGGCGTCAGCGCATGTGGGGCGGCCCTAAGAAAACCAAGATGGAAGAGGCCAGAGAGCTGTTGGCCTCTACCATCCTCACCCATGTTCCT GTAAAGGAGTTTAACTTTCGGGCTAAGTGTATCTACCTCGCTGTGATGGTACGCAGAGTGATTCTCGCTCAAGGGGACAACAAGGTGGACGATCGAGATTACTATGGAAACAAACGTCTTGAGTTGGCTGGCCAG CTCCTGTCCCTGCTGTTTGAAGATCTGTTCAAGAAGTTTAACTCAGAACTGAAGAAGATCGCCGACCAGATCATCCCCAAGCAGAGAGCAGCTCAGTTTGACGTGGTGAAGCATATGAGACAGGACCAGATCACTAACGGCATGGTTAACGCCATCTCTACT GGGAACTGGTCTCTAAAGAGGTTTAAGATGGACAGGCAGGGTGTGACTCAGGTTCTCTCTCGCCTCTCCTACATCTCAGCCTTGGGCATGATGACCAGGATCTCCTCTCAGTTTGAAAAAACCAGGAAGGTTAGCGGTCCCCGCTCCCTCCAGCCCTCTCAGTGGGGCATGCTGTGCCCTTCAGACACACCTGAAGGAGAG GCTTGTGGTCTGGTGAAGAATCTGGCTTTGATGACCCACATCACCACTGACATGGAGGACGGGCCTATCATCAAGCTGGCATTCAACCTAGGAGTGGAGGATGTCAACCTTCTATGTGGAGAGGAGTTGTCCTACCCCACGGTCTTCCTCGTCTTCCTCAATG GTAACATTCTTGGAGTGATCAGAGACCATCAGAAGTTAGTCTACACTTTCAGACTAATGCGAAGAGCTGGTTTTATAAATGAGTTTGTGTCTATCTCAACCAACTTGACCGATCGCTGTGTGTATATTTCTTCTGATGGGGGCCGTTTGTGCAG ACCCTACATCATTGTGAAGAATGGACAGCCAGCTGTGAAGAACAAACACATTGAGGAACTGTCTCAGGGCTACAG AACATTTGAGGACTTTCTGCATGAGAGTCTGGTGGAGTATCTGGATGTAAATGAGGAGAATGACTGTAACATTGCTTTATATGAGCACATGATCAGCAA ggACACGACCCATTTGGAGATCGAGCCGTTTACACTGTTGGGGGTCTGCGCTGGTTTGATTCCTTACCCTCATCATAACCAGTCCCCCAGAAACACCTACCAGTGTGCTATGGGCAAGCAGGCTATGG GTACCATTGGTTATAACCAGAGGAACCGTATAGACACCCTGATGTACCTGCTGGCGTACCCACAGAAGCCCATGGTGAAGACGAAAACCATCGAGCTGATTGACTTTGAGAAGCTGCCTGCAGGCCAGAATGCCACTGTGGCTGTAATGAGCTACAGCGGGTATGATATAGAAGATGCCCTGGTGCTCAATAAAGCATCTCTTGACAGAG GCTTTGGTAGATGTTTGGTATACAAGAATGCTAAGTGCACCTTGAGGCGGTACACTAACCAGACCTTTGACAAGGTGATGGGTCCAATGCTGGATGCCGAAACACGCAAGCCCATTTGGAGACACAGCATCCTAGATGCTGATGGCATCTGCTCACCTG GTGAGAAGGTCGAGAACAAACAGGTGCTGGTGAATAAGTCCATGCCCACTGTCACCCAAACTCCACTGGAGGGCAGCGCCCAGCCAGGCCAACCCCAATACAGAGACGTGCCAGTCTC GTACAAAGGAACAACAGACTCCTACATTGAGAAGGTGATGATCTCCTCCAACGCAGAGGACGCCTTCTTGGTCAAGATCCTGCTCAGGCAGACACGTAGACCAGAGATCGGAGACAAGTTTAGCAGTCGACACGGGCAGAAAG GTGTGTGTGGACTGATCGTTCCTCAAGAGGACATGCCCTTCTGTGACTCTGGAATCTGTCCTGACATCATCATGAACCCTCATGGTTATCCCTCCAGAATGACT GTTGGAAAGCTGATTGAGCTGTTGGCTGGGAAAGCCGGGGTGCTGGATGGCCGTTTTCACTATGGCACTGCTTTCGGGGGCAGTAAAGTGAAGGACGTTTGTGAGGATCTGATCCGCTATGGATACAATTACCAGGGCAAGGATTATGTCACCTCAGGCATCACAGG GGAACCTCTAGAAGCATACATCTACTTCGGTCCAGTCTATTATCAGAAACTGAAGCACATGGTGCTGGATAAAATGCATGCCAGAGCACGTGGTCCGAGAGCGGTACTTACTAG GCAGCCCACTGAGGGTCGTTCCAGGGATGGTGGTCTCCGTCTGGGAGAGATGGAAAGAGACTGTCTCATTGGTTACGGAGCCAGCATGCTGCTGCTTGAGCGGCTAATGATCTCCAGTGATGCTTTTGAGGTGGACGTGTGTGGGCAGTGTGGCTTGCTGGGATATTCAGGATG GTGTCATTACTGCAAGTCTTCGTGTCATGTGTCATCTCTACGAATTCCATATGCCTGCAAACTGCTCTTCCAAGAATTGCAGTCCATGAACATCATCCCTCGCCTCAAACTG
- the polr3b gene encoding DNA-directed RNA polymerase III subunit RPC2 isoform X3, which yields MSSRPMAPYSPLQQSRVLKLIYFAAMGVESDQEIVQMIGTEEHVMAAFAPSLEECQKAQIFTQTQALKYIGNKVRRQRMWGGPKKTKMEEARELLASTILTHVPVKEFNFRAKCIYLAVMVRRVILAQGDNKVDDRDYYGNKRLELAGQLLSLLFEDLFKKFNSELKKIADQIIPKQRAAQFDVVKHMRQDQITNGMVNAISTGNWSLKRFKMDRQGVTQVLSRLSYISALGMMTRISSQFEKTRKVSGPRSLQPSQWGMLCPSDTPEGEACGLVKNLALMTHITTDMEDGPIIKLAFNLGVEDVNLLCGEELSYPTVFLVFLNGNILGVIRDHQKLVYTFRLMRRAGFINEFVSISTNLTDRCVYISSDGGRLCRPYIIVKNGQPAVKNKHIEELSQGYRTFEDFLHESLVEYLDVNEENDCNIALYEHMISKDTTHLEIEPFTLLGVCAGLIPYPHHNQSPRNTYQCAMGKQAMGTIGYNQRNRIDTLMYLLAYPQKPMVKTKTIELIDFEKLPAGQNATVAVMSYSGYDIEDALVLNKASLDRGFGRCLVYKNAKCTLRRYTNQTFDKVMGPMLDAETRKPIWRHSILDADGICSPGEKVENKQVLVNKSMPTVTQTPLEGSAQPGQPQYRDVPVSYKGTTDSYIEKVMISSNAEDAFLVKILLRQTRRPEIGDKFSSRHGQKGVCGLIVPQEDMPFCDSGICPDIIMNPHGYPSRMTVGKLIELLAGKAGVLDGRFHYGTAFGGSKVKDVCEDLIRYGYNYQGKDYVTSGITGEPLEAYIYFGPVYYQKLKHMVLDKMHARARGPRAVLTRQPTEGRSRDGGLRLGEMERDCLIGYGASMLLLERLMISSDAFEVDVCGQCGLLGYSGWCHYCKSSCHVSSLRIPYACKLLFQELQSMNIIPRLKLARYNE from the exons ATGTCATCGAGGCCTATGGCACCATATTCACCTTTACAGCAGAGCAGAGTCCTCAAGCTCATATACTTTGCT GCCATGGGAGTGGAGAGTGATCAGGAGATAGTTCAGATGATTGGCACGGAGGAACATGTCATGGCTGCATTTGCTCCCAGTTTGGAAGAGTGTCAAAAGGCACAAATATTCACCCAAACTCAG GCTCTAAAATACATTGGTAATAAGGTGAGGCGTCAGCGCATGTGGGGCGGCCCTAAGAAAACCAAGATGGAAGAGGCCAGAGAGCTGTTGGCCTCTACCATCCTCACCCATGTTCCT GTAAAGGAGTTTAACTTTCGGGCTAAGTGTATCTACCTCGCTGTGATGGTACGCAGAGTGATTCTCGCTCAAGGGGACAACAAGGTGGACGATCGAGATTACTATGGAAACAAACGTCTTGAGTTGGCTGGCCAG CTCCTGTCCCTGCTGTTTGAAGATCTGTTCAAGAAGTTTAACTCAGAACTGAAGAAGATCGCCGACCAGATCATCCCCAAGCAGAGAGCAGCTCAGTTTGACGTGGTGAAGCATATGAGACAGGACCAGATCACTAACGGCATGGTTAACGCCATCTCTACT GGGAACTGGTCTCTAAAGAGGTTTAAGATGGACAGGCAGGGTGTGACTCAGGTTCTCTCTCGCCTCTCCTACATCTCAGCCTTGGGCATGATGACCAGGATCTCCTCTCAGTTTGAAAAAACCAGGAAGGTTAGCGGTCCCCGCTCCCTCCAGCCCTCTCAGTGGGGCATGCTGTGCCCTTCAGACACACCTGAAGGAGAG GCTTGTGGTCTGGTGAAGAATCTGGCTTTGATGACCCACATCACCACTGACATGGAGGACGGGCCTATCATCAAGCTGGCATTCAACCTAGGAGTGGAGGATGTCAACCTTCTATGTGGAGAGGAGTTGTCCTACCCCACGGTCTTCCTCGTCTTCCTCAATG GTAACATTCTTGGAGTGATCAGAGACCATCAGAAGTTAGTCTACACTTTCAGACTAATGCGAAGAGCTGGTTTTATAAATGAGTTTGTGTCTATCTCAACCAACTTGACCGATCGCTGTGTGTATATTTCTTCTGATGGGGGCCGTTTGTGCAG ACCCTACATCATTGTGAAGAATGGACAGCCAGCTGTGAAGAACAAACACATTGAGGAACTGTCTCAGGGCTACAG AACATTTGAGGACTTTCTGCATGAGAGTCTGGTGGAGTATCTGGATGTAAATGAGGAGAATGACTGTAACATTGCTTTATATGAGCACATGATCAGCAA ggACACGACCCATTTGGAGATCGAGCCGTTTACACTGTTGGGGGTCTGCGCTGGTTTGATTCCTTACCCTCATCATAACCAGTCCCCCAGAAACACCTACCAGTGTGCTATGGGCAAGCAGGCTATGG GTACCATTGGTTATAACCAGAGGAACCGTATAGACACCCTGATGTACCTGCTGGCGTACCCACAGAAGCCCATGGTGAAGACGAAAACCATCGAGCTGATTGACTTTGAGAAGCTGCCTGCAGGCCAGAATGCCACTGTGGCTGTAATGAGCTACAGCGGGTATGATATAGAAGATGCCCTGGTGCTCAATAAAGCATCTCTTGACAGAG GCTTTGGTAGATGTTTGGTATACAAGAATGCTAAGTGCACCTTGAGGCGGTACACTAACCAGACCTTTGACAAGGTGATGGGTCCAATGCTGGATGCCGAAACACGCAAGCCCATTTGGAGACACAGCATCCTAGATGCTGATGGCATCTGCTCACCTG GTGAGAAGGTCGAGAACAAACAGGTGCTGGTGAATAAGTCCATGCCCACTGTCACCCAAACTCCACTGGAGGGCAGCGCCCAGCCAGGCCAACCCCAATACAGAGACGTGCCAGTCTC GTACAAAGGAACAACAGACTCCTACATTGAGAAGGTGATGATCTCCTCCAACGCAGAGGACGCCTTCTTGGTCAAGATCCTGCTCAGGCAGACACGTAGACCAGAGATCGGAGACAAGTTTAGCAGTCGACACGGGCAGAAAG GTGTGTGTGGACTGATCGTTCCTCAAGAGGACATGCCCTTCTGTGACTCTGGAATCTGTCCTGACATCATCATGAACCCTCATGGTTATCCCTCCAGAATGACT GTTGGAAAGCTGATTGAGCTGTTGGCTGGGAAAGCCGGGGTGCTGGATGGCCGTTTTCACTATGGCACTGCTTTCGGGGGCAGTAAAGTGAAGGACGTTTGTGAGGATCTGATCCGCTATGGATACAATTACCAGGGCAAGGATTATGTCACCTCAGGCATCACAGG GGAACCTCTAGAAGCATACATCTACTTCGGTCCAGTCTATTATCAGAAACTGAAGCACATGGTGCTGGATAAAATGCATGCCAGAGCACGTGGTCCGAGAGCGGTACTTACTAG GCAGCCCACTGAGGGTCGTTCCAGGGATGGTGGTCTCCGTCTGGGAGAGATGGAAAGAGACTGTCTCATTGGTTACGGAGCCAGCATGCTGCTGCTTGAGCGGCTAATGATCTCCAGTGATGCTTTTGAGGTGGACGTGTGTGGGCAGTGTGGCTTGCTGGGATATTCAGGATG GTGTCATTACTGCAAGTCTTCGTGTCATGTGTCATCTCTACGAATTCCATATGCCTGCAAACTGCTCTTCCAAGAATTGCAGTCCATGAACATCATCCCTCGCCTCAAACTG